The following proteins come from a genomic window of Winogradskyella sp. PC-19:
- a CDS encoding thiol-disulfide oxidoreductase DCC family protein gives MEKDIIIFDGECNLCNGVVGWLLKFAPEDMFQFVAFQSTYGQQLLIKNGFPTKRLDTVILIDDNGVKTHSDGFIRIISKIPKWKRVAALLGFIPRLIRDYIYKTASKNRVKWFGNSKSCTIDFK, from the coding sequence ATGGAAAAAGATATTATAATTTTTGATGGGGAATGTAACCTTTGTAACGGTGTAGTTGGCTGGTTGTTAAAATTTGCTCCAGAGGACATGTTTCAGTTTGTAGCATTTCAGTCTACCTACGGACAACAATTACTAATAAAAAATGGCTTCCCTACCAAACGTTTGGATACTGTTATTTTAATTGATGACAATGGGGTTAAAACTCACTCTGATGGTTTTATACGCATCATCTCAAAAATTCCAAAATGGAAACGTGTTGCTGCTCTTCTTGGTTTTATACCAAGATTAATTAGAGATTATATTTACAAAACAGCTTCTAAGAATCGTGTAAAGTGGTTTGGAAATTCTAAGAGTTGTACTATTGATTTCAAATAA
- a CDS encoding HPF/RaiA family ribosome-associated protein, with product MTVNFQYVDTDVSETLSQFTVEKLEKLNDKFEFLISAQVYFKHDSKDHEAGKICNIELSLPGPRIFAKSNEREYELAVTETINDLRRQLDKRKETYKVY from the coding sequence ATGACGGTAAATTTTCAATACGTAGACACAGATGTAAGTGAAACACTCTCCCAGTTCACTGTAGAGAAATTAGAAAAATTGAATGATAAATTTGAGTTTTTAATTTCAGCACAAGTTTATTTTAAACACGATAGTAAAGACCACGAAGCTGGTAAAATTTGTAATATTGAGTTGAGTCTTCCTGGTCCAAGAATTTTTGCTAAATCTAATGAGCGAGAATATGAATTAGCAGTTACTGAGACTATAAACGATTTGAGACGTCAATTAGATAAACGTAAAGAAACATATAAAGTTTACTAG
- the rlmH gene encoding 23S rRNA (pseudouridine(1915)-N(3))-methyltransferase RlmH, whose protein sequence is MQIKLIAIGKTDNKQLQALIEDYQKRLGFYIKFSLDIIPDIKKAKHLSEAQQKEKEGELILAKVQNSEVLILLDENGKQMDSVAFSNYIQKHLNSGVKQIIFVIGGPYGFSDAVYKRSNSKLGLSQMTFSHQMVRLFFIEQLYRGFTILKNEPYHHR, encoded by the coding sequence ATGCAAATAAAATTGATAGCCATTGGCAAAACTGATAACAAACAACTTCAAGCCTTAATTGAAGACTACCAAAAACGTTTAGGTTTTTATATTAAGTTTAGTCTTGATATTATTCCAGACATCAAAAAAGCAAAACATTTATCAGAAGCTCAGCAGAAAGAAAAAGAAGGCGAGCTCATTCTAGCTAAAGTTCAGAATTCTGAAGTACTTATTCTGTTAGACGAAAATGGAAAACAGATGGATTCTGTAGCGTTTTCAAACTATATTCAAAAACATTTAAACTCTGGCGTGAAGCAAATTATTTTTGTCATTGGTGGTCCATATGGTTTTTCAGATGCTGTTTACAAGCGTTCTAACAGTAAATTAGGTTTGTCCCAAATGACATTCTCACACCAAATGGTTCGTTTATTTTTTATAGAGCAGTTATACCGTGGTTTTACAATATTAAAAAATGAGCCTTATCATCATAGATAA
- the nadC gene encoding carboxylating nicotinate-nucleotide diphosphorylase, with amino-acid sequence MISKEQFNKEIELIIANAIREDVGDGDHSSLACIPASAQGKAKLLVKDKGVIAGVEFAKQVFDYVDTDMKVETLIEDGSHVKYGDIAFYIEGASQSILKAERLVLNAMQRMSAIATKTKVFVDLLEGTGTQILDTRKTTPGIRALEKWAVTIGGGTNHRFALYDMIMLKDNHIDFSGGVSKAINKTKDYLKKTNRDLKIIVEARNLHEIQEILDCGGVYRILIDNFNYEDTRKAVKLIGDKCLTESSGGINEKTVRHYAECGVDFISSGALTHSVYNMDLSLKAV; translated from the coding sequence ATGATTTCAAAAGAACAATTCAATAAAGAAATAGAGCTCATAATCGCTAACGCGATTCGTGAGGATGTTGGAGATGGTGACCATAGTTCACTAGCTTGTATACCAGCTTCAGCACAAGGGAAAGCAAAACTTTTGGTTAAGGACAAAGGTGTAATTGCAGGAGTTGAATTTGCTAAACAAGTTTTTGACTATGTTGATACTGATATGAAGGTTGAAACATTAATTGAAGACGGAAGTCATGTAAAATATGGTGATATTGCGTTTTATATTGAAGGTGCTTCACAATCTATTTTAAAAGCCGAAAGACTTGTACTTAATGCAATGCAGCGTATGAGTGCTATAGCTACTAAAACCAAAGTGTTTGTAGATTTGTTAGAAGGAACAGGTACTCAGATTTTAGACACTCGTAAAACGACACCAGGCATAAGAGCTTTAGAAAAATGGGCAGTAACTATTGGAGGCGGAACAAACCATCGTTTTGCATTGTACGATATGATTATGCTTAAAGACAACCACATCGACTTTTCAGGAGGTGTTTCTAAAGCTATAAATAAGACAAAAGACTATTTAAAAAAAACCAATCGGGACTTAAAGATTATTGTCGAAGCTAGAAACCTACATGAAATACAAGAGATATTGGATTGCGGTGGTGTTTACAGAATTCTTATAGATAATTTTAATTATGAAGATACTCGTAAAGCTGTAAAATTAATTGGCGATAAATGTTTAACAGAATCTTCAGGTGGTATTAACGAAAAAACGGTGAGACACTATGCAGAGTGTGGTGTTGATTTTATTTCATCAGGTGCATTAACACATTCTGTGTATAATATGGACTTGAGCCTAAAAGCAGTTTAA
- a CDS encoding YihY/virulence factor BrkB family protein — translation MSKSIEDKLKKIPVINILVRFCQKIKLPAFEGLSVYDLLELYGLGIVKGTLTTRASAIAFSFFTSIFPFLLFVVILIPVIPIDGFDVEFSKFLESFLPAQTSDFFMSTIFENLEGNSQAGLLSSVFLLSMFLMANGVNAVFSGFENSYHEQLTRNVFQQYLYALGIALILAFLVLFTVAVFIYTQVYIIVPINEAFGTEEATNRQWILVAKYLFFVVMVYLATATLYYFGTKEGRQTRFFSIGALLTTLLIILTSYLFGIYIDNFSKYNELYGSIGALLILLLYLWLNANILLLGYELNATLRGLHKLNEMTPADE, via the coding sequence ATGTCAAAATCGATAGAAGATAAGCTTAAAAAAATACCGGTAATTAATATTTTGGTGCGTTTTTGCCAAAAAATTAAGCTGCCAGCTTTTGAGGGTTTATCAGTTTACGATTTATTAGAATTATATGGGTTAGGTATTGTCAAAGGCACACTAACGACTCGTGCTAGTGCAATTGCATTTAGTTTTTTTACGTCTATATTCCCATTTTTATTGTTTGTTGTTATTCTTATTCCTGTAATACCCATTGATGGTTTTGATGTAGAATTTTCTAAGTTTTTAGAGTCATTTTTACCTGCACAAACTTCGGACTTTTTTATGTCTACTATTTTCGAAAACTTAGAGGGTAATAGTCAAGCAGGCTTATTATCATCTGTTTTTTTGTTATCAATGTTTCTGATGGCTAACGGTGTCAATGCAGTATTTTCTGGTTTCGAGAATTCGTACCATGAGCAATTAACACGAAATGTATTTCAACAATATCTATATGCACTAGGCATAGCTCTTATTTTGGCGTTTTTAGTTCTGTTTACTGTAGCAGTTTTTATTTATACGCAAGTATATATTATTGTACCAATAAATGAGGCTTTCGGTACTGAAGAAGCGACCAATCGACAATGGATTTTAGTTGCAAAATATCTCTTTTTTGTAGTTATGGTCTACTTGGCTACAGCCACATTATATTATTTTGGAACTAAAGAAGGTAGACAAACACGATTTTTCTCAATTGGTGCACTCTTAACAACATTGCTAATTATTCTAACCTCATATTTATTTGGTATTTATATCGATAATTTTTCGAAATACAATGAGTTGTATGGTTCTATAGGCGCTTTATTGATTTTGTTATTATACCTATGGCTTAATGCTAATATTTTACTACTTGGATATGAACTTAATGCTACTTTAAGAGGGTTGCATAAGCTAAATGAAATGACACCAGCAGATGAATAA
- the priA gene encoding primosomal protein N' produces MNNHFIDVILPIPLQKAFTYHITEAEAEFLKPGIRVAVPFGKSKIYTALAYKIHNKPPIAYEAKTIHQILDDKPLVTEKQLEHWQWIASYYMCSLGEVMRAAIPNAFIIESETIISKVEDAIVNDSELKDEEFLIYEALHHQSSLKIQDVISILDKKRVLPIINGLVEKGIIQLQEEIYQKYTPKLVRYVRLHEHHKSEDKLQKLLELLNRAKKQRDVVLTLFQLEATSQKAIKVTELVEKSGASSAIIKTLIDKKILEEYHIQTDRVNFEGEAGAESKQLNEYQQKAFEEINTSFEEKSVVLLHGVTSSGKTEIYIKLIEKQLEQQKQVLYLLPEIALTTQLVSRLQDYFGEKVAVFHSRYSGNERVEAWNNILNNSEKAQIIIGARSSLLLPFRDLGLIIVDEEHEQSYKQFDPAPRYHARDAAIVLANMFNAKTLLGTATPSLETYYNTSEGKYGLVEITKRYNDVLMPEIELVDLADKYKRKRMKGHFSDRLIEEMTEAFEEGFQVILFQNRRGFSPIVECTTCGNSPQCPNCDVSLTYHQYRDQLRCHYCGYNSAMLKSCQACGNITLDTKGFGTEQIEEEVKALFPDRRVARMDLDTTRGKYGFEKLITRFEQREIDVLVGTQMITKGLDFRYVKLVGILNADNLLNFPDFRAHERSYQLMAQVSGRAGRTDLRGKVLIQTYNPHHNILQQVSTNSYTEMYKEQLNDRYNYKYPPIFRLIKVTLKHKDYNRVNLAADWYAKSLKLYFKTNVLGPEFPPVSRIRNLYHKNILIKIPQNQSLPKTKEAIARIDNSFNAVKDFRSVRVIINVDNY; encoded by the coding sequence ATGAATAATCATTTTATAGATGTCATATTGCCAATTCCACTTCAGAAAGCATTTACTTATCATATTACAGAAGCCGAAGCTGAATTTCTAAAACCAGGTATACGTGTTGCTGTACCCTTTGGCAAGAGCAAAATTTATACAGCATTAGCTTATAAAATTCACAATAAGCCACCAATAGCTTACGAGGCAAAAACCATCCATCAAATACTAGATGATAAACCATTAGTAACAGAAAAGCAATTAGAGCATTGGCAATGGATTGCTAGTTATTACATGTGTAGTTTAGGAGAAGTAATGCGCGCGGCAATACCAAACGCATTTATTATAGAAAGCGAAACTATTATTTCAAAAGTAGAAGATGCTATAGTAAATGATTCAGAATTAAAGGACGAAGAGTTTTTGATTTATGAGGCATTGCATCATCAATCATCTTTAAAGATTCAAGATGTAATTTCAATTTTAGATAAGAAACGTGTTTTGCCAATCATTAATGGCTTAGTTGAAAAAGGGATTATACAACTTCAAGAAGAAATTTATCAGAAATACACGCCTAAATTAGTACGTTATGTTCGATTGCATGAGCATCATAAATCTGAAGATAAACTACAGAAATTATTAGAATTATTAAATCGAGCTAAAAAGCAACGTGATGTGGTTTTGACTTTGTTTCAGTTAGAAGCAACGTCACAAAAAGCAATAAAAGTTACTGAATTGGTTGAAAAAAGTGGCGCATCATCAGCAATCATAAAAACTTTGATTGATAAAAAAATATTGGAAGAATACCATATCCAAACTGATCGTGTCAATTTTGAAGGTGAAGCTGGAGCTGAGTCAAAACAGCTCAATGAATATCAGCAAAAAGCTTTTGAGGAGATAAATACCTCTTTTGAAGAAAAGTCAGTCGTCTTATTACATGGCGTAACATCTTCGGGAAAAACGGAGATTTACATTAAGCTGATAGAAAAACAATTAGAACAGCAAAAACAAGTATTGTATTTACTGCCAGAAATAGCTTTAACTACACAATTGGTTTCACGATTGCAAGATTATTTTGGAGAAAAGGTAGCAGTATTTCATTCCAGATATTCTGGTAACGAACGTGTTGAAGCCTGGAACAACATTTTAAACAATTCTGAGAAGGCACAAATAATAATAGGAGCAAGGTCTTCATTATTATTACCTTTTAGAGATTTAGGTTTAATTATTGTCGATGAGGAGCATGAGCAATCTTATAAACAATTTGACCCAGCACCAAGATACCATGCGAGAGATGCAGCTATAGTTTTAGCAAATATGTTTAATGCCAAAACACTTTTGGGTACTGCGACACCAAGTTTAGAAACTTACTATAATACTTCGGAAGGAAAATACGGTTTAGTGGAGATTACAAAGCGTTATAATGACGTTTTAATGCCAGAAATAGAGCTGGTAGATTTAGCTGATAAATACAAACGTAAACGTATGAAAGGTCATTTTAGTGACCGATTAATAGAAGAAATGACGGAAGCGTTTGAAGAAGGTTTTCAAGTTATTCTATTTCAGAACAGGAGAGGCTTTTCTCCAATTGTAGAATGTACGACTTGTGGTAACTCTCCACAATGTCCTAATTGCGATGTGAGTTTAACCTACCATCAATACCGAGACCAACTGCGATGTCATTATTGCGGTTATAATTCTGCAATGTTAAAAAGTTGTCAAGCTTGTGGTAATATAACTTTGGATACTAAGGGTTTTGGAACAGAACAAATAGAAGAAGAAGTAAAGGCTTTGTTTCCTGATAGGCGAGTGGCACGAATGGACTTAGATACTACAAGAGGTAAATATGGTTTCGAGAAGTTAATAACTCGTTTTGAACAGCGAGAAATTGATGTTTTAGTTGGTACGCAAATGATTACTAAAGGTTTAGATTTTAGATATGTAAAACTAGTAGGCATTTTAAATGCTGATAATTTGCTCAATTTTCCAGATTTTAGAGCTCATGAACGTAGTTATCAACTCATGGCACAGGTTTCTGGACGTGCTGGACGGACAGATTTACGAGGAAAAGTATTAATACAAACCTACAACCCGCATCATAATATTTTACAGCAGGTTTCTACTAACTCCTACACCGAGATGTATAAGGAACAGTTAAATGATAGATATAATTACAAATACCCGCCAATTTTTCGCCTTATAAAAGTTACACTAAAACATAAAGATTATAATCGAGTAAACTTGGCAGCTGATTGGTATGCTAAATCTTTGAAGCTGTATTTTAAAACAAATGTTTTGGGTCCAGAATTTCCACCTGTATCAAGAATTAGAAATTTATACCATAAAAATATTTTAATCAAAATTCCTCAAAATCAGTCTTTACCAAAGACTAAAGAAGCAATTGCAAGAATAGATAATAGCTTTAATGCAGTCAAAGATTTTAGATCAGTTAGGGTAATCATTAATGTGGATAATTATTAA
- a CDS encoding LytR/AlgR family response regulator transcription factor, with translation MTLNCVVVDDSAIQRLSIVKLIENHESLNLVAEYSSALETKNGLNTKKVDLIFLDIEMPVLNGFELLDVLNNKPQIIFVTGKTEYAFKAFNYDATDYLQKPITKERFNQAVEKAIEQHKLKLDFNETEGEHIFVKSNLKKRKVYIKDIKWIEALGDYVKVVTEENSLVVLSTMKAFEKELPEGKFLRIHKSYIVNLDKIDRFNSKNVEVGAYEIPLSRNKKTQLVDALNNM, from the coding sequence ATGACCTTAAACTGTGTAGTTGTAGATGACTCTGCAATTCAGCGTTTATCTATAGTAAAGCTTATAGAAAATCACGAGTCCCTAAATCTCGTTGCTGAATATAGTAGTGCATTAGAAACTAAAAACGGATTAAATACGAAAAAAGTAGATTTAATCTTCCTTGATATCGAAATGCCTGTTCTTAATGGTTTCGAACTTCTAGATGTCTTAAATAACAAACCCCAAATTATTTTTGTCACTGGTAAGACCGAATACGCATTTAAAGCATTTAATTACGATGCTACAGATTATCTTCAAAAACCTATTACCAAAGAGCGTTTCAATCAAGCGGTTGAGAAAGCTATTGAACAACACAAACTAAAACTAGACTTTAACGAAACTGAAGGTGAACACATCTTTGTTAAGAGTAATCTTAAAAAGCGTAAAGTTTATATCAAAGACATTAAATGGATTGAAGCACTTGGTGATTACGTAAAAGTAGTAACCGAAGAAAATAGTCTTGTGGTTTTATCCACGATGAAAGCTTTTGAAAAAGAACTGCCTGAAGGCAAATTTCTCAGAATCCATAAATCTTATATCGTCAATCTAGACAAGATTGATCGCTTTAACAGTAAAAATGTTGAAGTCGGAGCATATGAAATACCCTTAAGTCGAAATAAGAAAACGCAACTTGTTGATGCGTTAAATAATATGTAA
- the rpsF gene encoding 30S ribosomal protein S6, with protein sequence MNHYETVFILNPVLSDDQIKETVKKYEDFLVSKGAKMIAKEDWGLKKLAYPIQNKKSGFYHLFEYTVAGEAIEPLEVEFRRDERFMRYLTVKLDKHAIAWAAKRRDRNKQKAKA encoded by the coding sequence ATGAATCATTATGAAACTGTTTTCATCTTAAATCCCGTTTTATCTGACGACCAGATAAAGGAAACAGTAAAGAAATACGAAGACTTTCTTGTTTCTAAAGGAGCTAAGATGATTGCCAAAGAAGATTGGGGCTTAAAAAAGTTAGCTTATCCAATCCAAAACAAAAAAAGTGGTTTTTATCACTTATTTGAGTACACTGTAGCTGGTGAGGCTATTGAGCCTTTAGAGGTAGAATTTAGACGTGACGAGCGTTTTATGCGTTACTTGACTGTAAAGTTAGATAAGCATGCTATTGCTTGGGCTGCTAAAAGAAGAGATAGAAACAAACAAAAAGCAAAAGCGTAA
- the rpsR gene encoding 30S ribosomal protein S18, giving the protein MASIDQQAKGKKEGEIRYLTPLNIETSKAKKYCRFKKSGIKYVDYKDADFLLSFVNEQGKLLPRRLTGTSLKYQRKVSVAVKRARHLALMPYVADLLK; this is encoded by the coding sequence ATGGCATCTATAGACCAACAAGCAAAAGGAAAAAAAGAAGGAGAGATTAGATATCTTACACCTTTAAACATAGAAACGTCAAAAGCTAAGAAGTACTGTCGTTTTAAGAAATCAGGTATTAAGTATGTAGATTATAAAGATGCAGACTTTTTACTATCATTTGTTAACGAGCAAGGTAAATTGTTACCAAGACGTTTAACAGGAACATCTTTAAAATACCAAAGAAAAGTTTCTGTAGCAGTAAAAAGAGCGAGACACTTGGCATTAATGCCTTATGTAGCGGATTTATTAAAATAA
- the rplI gene encoding 50S ribosomal protein L9: protein MELILKQDVENLGFKDDIVTVKNGYGRNFLIPQGQAILATVSAKKVLAENLKQRAFKEQKLIDDAKKISDALNNLEIKIASKVGSGDKLFGSVNNIDVAGALQKEGHSIEKKFINVIGGNVKRLGKYNAVIRLHREVVIDMPFEVVAEA, encoded by the coding sequence ATGGAACTTATATTAAAACAAGACGTTGAGAATTTAGGATTTAAAGACGATATTGTAACAGTTAAGAACGGTTATGGTAGAAACTTTTTAATCCCTCAAGGACAAGCAATTTTAGCTACAGTATCTGCAAAGAAAGTTTTAGCAGAAAACTTAAAGCAACGTGCTTTTAAAGAGCAAAAATTAATTGATGATGCTAAGAAAATTTCTGATGCATTAAACAATTTAGAAATCAAAATAGCATCTAAAGTTGGATCAGGAGATAAATTATTTGGATCTGTAAACAACATTGATGTTGCTGGTGCTTTACAAAAAGAAGGTCACAGCATTGAAAAGAAATTTATCAATGTAATTGGTGGTAACGTTAAGCGTTTAGGAAAATACAATGCAGTTATTAGATTGCATAGAGAAGTAGTTATAGACATGCCTTTCGAGGTTGTTGCTGAAGCTTAA
- a CDS encoding glycerophosphodiester phosphodiesterase family protein, with protein sequence MRYIYVLVFSLFFFGCKTEKSNEQSSDSVLLETFRYSNNKAPQISVHRGGKSIKNYPENCLETIQYVNKSMSAIYEIDIAKTKDGKLVLMHDNSIDRTTTGTGLVKNLTYKQLKNFNLVDDYGNETNFKMPLFDEVLDWSKKNNVVLSVDIKRSVPQSEVIKAIKYANAEDVCIIITYDLAQAQFAYKSAPDMMLSVSGRNDREVDALLKSGIPTKNMIAFTGTRLSDKSLFKKLHDNDILCMLGTLGNLDKRAETRGDVLYSEWLDLGVDMLATDRPFAVAEQIKK encoded by the coding sequence ATGCGATATATTTATGTATTAGTTTTTAGTTTATTCTTTTTTGGCTGTAAAACAGAAAAGAGTAATGAGCAGTCAAGTGATTCGGTATTATTAGAAACTTTTCGTTACAGTAATAATAAAGCACCACAGATAAGTGTACATCGTGGTGGAAAATCGATAAAAAATTACCCTGAGAACTGTTTAGAAACTATTCAATACGTAAATAAAAGTATGTCTGCTATTTATGAAATAGACATAGCAAAAACCAAAGACGGAAAATTGGTTTTAATGCACGATAATTCTATCGATAGAACAACTACCGGTACTGGTTTAGTTAAAAACCTGACTTATAAACAACTAAAAAACTTCAATTTAGTTGATGATTACGGAAATGAAACTAATTTTAAAATGCCATTATTTGATGAGGTTTTGGATTGGAGTAAAAAAAATAACGTCGTTTTAAGTGTAGACATCAAAAGAAGTGTACCTCAAAGTGAGGTTATTAAGGCTATTAAATATGCTAATGCCGAAGATGTATGTATTATAATTACTTACGACTTAGCTCAGGCACAATTCGCATACAAATCCGCACCAGACATGATGCTTTCAGTTTCTGGAAGAAATGATAGGGAAGTAGATGCACTTTTAAAATCAGGCATTCCGACAAAAAACATGATTGCTTTTACAGGTACTCGACTTTCAGACAAATCATTATTCAAAAAACTACATGATAATGATATTCTATGTATGCTGGGTACACTTGGTAACTTAGATAAGAGAGCCGAAACAAGAGGAGATGTGCTTTATAGCGAATGGCTAGACCTAGGTGTAGATATGTTAGCTACAGATAGACCTTTTGCCGTTGCCGAACAAATTAAAAAATAA
- a CDS encoding DUF6495 family protein has translation MKYTRLTKEQFEELHQEFINFLATQSITADEWKDIKANKPETAEQELDIFSDLVWLGVLSKVEYLEHISPQQIHLFKCKEKDMHLIALKIQNPAVDFTTKEGFQWLRDNLLSDSIEFFNAKKDYSEDKHMDIFKMIQSGANITKGELFQYFEKLIGQKS, from the coding sequence ATGAAATACACAAGACTTACAAAAGAACAGTTTGAAGAGCTACATCAAGAATTTATTAATTTTTTAGCAACACAATCTATAACAGCTGACGAATGGAAGGATATCAAAGCAAATAAGCCTGAAACAGCAGAGCAGGAGCTTGATATATTTAGTGACTTAGTTTGGCTTGGTGTATTAAGTAAGGTTGAGTATTTAGAGCATATTTCACCACAGCAAATACATTTATTTAAGTGTAAGGAAAAGGATATGCATTTGATTGCTTTAAAAATTCAAAATCCTGCGGTAGATTTCACAACTAAAGAAGGTTTTCAGTGGTTGCGAGATAATTTATTATCAGACAGTATCGAGTTTTTTAATGCGAAAAAAGACTACTCTGAGGATAAGCATATGGATATTTTCAAAATGATTCAGTCAGGAGCCAATATTACCAAAGGTGAGTTGTTTCAGTATTTTGAAAAATTAATAGGACAAAAATCTTAG
- a CDS encoding ABC transporter permease, which produces MKRSLFKENIKIALGSIKGQLLRTILTVVIIGIGIMALVGILSGVSALENTISSDFSSMGANTFNIQRYEFNTQRQSSRERQKINPVITYRNVKDFQDSYDFPFTKTSVSFIGTIAAEIKTESKKTDPEVRVLGVNEHFLENSGLEIEAGRGFNVFDITNNNAVCVVGSDLVKALFKDVNPVGQTISVRGSKFKVIGHLKEKGATFGNNQDLRVILPINKARSIFTNPFINYALSIKVDKKDMLEGAQDDAILAFRNVRGLNPVEKNDFGLERSEDLINRISNISSYLYVAAWIISIITIFGSTIALMNIMLVSVSERTREIGVRKALGAKSKTIATQFFIETVVIGQLGALLGILLGVFIGWLLASIFELSFSTPWFAMFWGVTIAFIVAVVSGVYPATKAAKLDPIESLRYE; this is translated from the coding sequence ATGAAAAGATCTCTTTTTAAAGAAAACATAAAAATTGCCCTTGGTTCTATAAAAGGACAATTATTACGAACCATACTTACTGTTGTTATTATTGGAATAGGTATAATGGCACTTGTTGGTATTTTAAGTGGTGTTTCTGCACTTGAAAACACCATTTCAAGTGACTTTTCGTCTATGGGTGCAAACACCTTCAACATTCAACGTTATGAGTTTAATACACAACGTCAAAGTAGTCGAGAACGTCAAAAAATAAATCCTGTAATCACTTATAGAAATGTAAAAGATTTTCAGGATAGCTATGATTTTCCGTTTACAAAAACATCGGTTTCATTTATAGGTACAATAGCTGCTGAAATTAAAACTGAATCTAAGAAAACCGACCCAGAAGTTAGAGTTTTGGGAGTAAATGAGCATTTTTTAGAAAATTCTGGTTTAGAAATTGAGGCTGGTCGTGGTTTTAATGTCTTTGATATTACAAATAATAACGCAGTATGTGTCGTAGGTAGTGATTTGGTTAAAGCTTTATTTAAAGATGTAAATCCTGTAGGACAAACTATAAGTGTCAGAGGTTCAAAATTTAAGGTTATTGGTCACTTAAAAGAAAAAGGAGCTACGTTTGGTAATAATCAAGATTTACGTGTCATACTACCTATAAACAAAGCACGCTCTATCTTTACTAATCCGTTTATAAATTATGCTTTAAGTATCAAAGTCGATAAAAAAGACATGCTTGAAGGTGCTCAAGACGATGCTATACTAGCTTTTAGAAATGTTAGAGGTCTTAACCCTGTTGAAAAAAACGATTTTGGTCTTGAAAGAAGTGAAGACTTGATTAATAGAATCAGTAATATATCTAGCTACCTTTATGTAGCGGCATGGATTATAAGCATTATTACAATATTTGGTTCCACAATTGCATTGATGAATATTATGCTAGTTTCTGTAAGTGAACGTACTCGAGAGATAGGCGTTAGAAAAGCACTTGGAGCAAAAAGTAAAACAATTGCAACTCAGTTTTTTATTGAAACTGTAGTTATTGGTCAACTTGGAGCATTACTAGGTATTTTGCTAGGCGTATTCATCGGTTGGCTATTAGCAAGTATATTTGAACTTAGCTTCTCAACGCCATGGTTTGCCATGTTTTGGGGTGTCACAATCGCATTTATAGTAGCTGTCGTTTCTGGTGTTTATCCAGCAACAAAAGCTGCAAAATTAGATCCTATTGAGAGTTTAAGGTATGAGTAG